The following are encoded in a window of Diorhabda sublineata isolate icDioSubl1.1 chromosome 5, icDioSubl1.1, whole genome shotgun sequence genomic DNA:
- the LOC130444036 gene encoding glycosaminoglycan xylosylkinase homolog: protein MFRRRTILLLTLVLLIVFFITTNYLLITLSIENEIGSKSVEEFIYQKLEELPDHYKLLPSQYNNEIPESFESFKISSNITNKIDIIWKIANSWTNNTKLIDIKSKYVGDILLMLQRGKIIKADIDSRGTQLKLLLTLQGNQEVIFKPKWYDRNKIIDGPVYAGKDRYNSEIVAFYLSVILNKPLCPISIERKLSLKNEILPVATKRLLNTALIENNRSCLYGKCFYCNINDPICDDDNSSLLGAVIINFKANLVNHRSPWQRTYKKGKNALWQEFPDNYCNIVGQKISRKRLYDLIDISLFDFIIQNGDRHHYETLDDTVLWLDNGKGLGNPYKHHIDILAPLYQCCILRKSTLKTLLSLTGGRLTKKLKKMPGINNLITSEHLKAMEDRLLLIFATIEYCKDKNLL from the exons atgttccGACGACGAACGATACTCTTGTTAACTCTGGTTTTATTGATAGTcttttttataacaacaaattaCCTACTTATTACATTATCAATCGAAAATGAAATAGGTAGCAAATCTGTGgaagaatttatttatcaaaaacttgaAGAATTACCAGATCATTATAAATTACTACCGTCACAGTACAATAACGAAATTCCAGAATCGTtcgaaagttttaaaatttcatcaaatataaccaataaaattgacataatttggaaaatagcCAATTCTTGGACCAATAATACCAAACTAATAGATATAAAAAGCAAATATGTTGGAGACattcttttaatgcttcaaagGGGTAAAATAATTAAAGCTGACATAGATTCACGAGGAACTCAGCTCAAATTACTATTAACATTGCAg gGTAATCAAGAGGTTATATTCAAACCAAAATGGTAtgacagaaataaaataattgatggaCCAGTATATGCTGGAAAAGATCGCTACAATTCTGAAATAGTTGCATTTTATTTatcagttattttaaataaacccTTATGTCCAATAAgcatcgaaagaaaattatcgctaaaaaatgaaattttacctGTTGCAACAAAAAGATTACTTAATACTGCGCTGATTGAAAATAATAGGAGCTGTTTATATGgcaaatgtttttattgtaaCATCAATGATCCAATATGTGATGATGATAACTCGTCATTATTGGGGGCtgtgataattaattttaaggCAAATTTAGTTAATCATAGATCACCATGGCAACGTacatataaaaaaggaaaaaatgcaCTGTGGCAGGAATTTCCTGATAATTATTGCAA CATTGTTGgtcaaaaaatatcaagaaaacgTCTTTATGATCTGATAGATATATCACTGTTTGATTTTATCATTCAAAATGGAGATAGGCATCATTATGAAACATTAGATGATACGGTACTATGGTTAGATAATGGTAAAGGATTAGGAAATCCCTATAAACACCATATAGACATTTTAGCTCCTCTTTACCAGTGTTGCAT ATTAAGAAAATCAACTTTGAAAACTCTTCTAAGTCTAACTGGAGGAAGACTtacaaaaaagttgaaaaaaatgcctggaattaataatttaattacatcTGAACACCTCAAAGCAATGGAAGATAgattattacttatttttgcCACAATTGAATACTGCAAAGATAAAAACTTGCTTTAA